Part of the Oncorhynchus masou masou isolate Uvic2021 chromosome 18, UVic_Omas_1.1, whole genome shotgun sequence genome, TGTTATATGCCCAGCAGTTATTATTAGAGCTGACATTCCACTCCGTGTACTCCGTGTCATATGCCAAACATGGAGTGGGAAGGAGTGGAATGTCAGCACAAACACTTCCACTCCGTTACTGTTAAACATGGTGGGAAGGAGTGGAATGTCATTCCACCCAGGTTATTAGAGCTGACTTGTACTCCTTGTACTCCGTGTCATATGCCAAACATGGAGTGGGAAGGAGTGGAATGTCAGCACAAACAGACTGTTACCCAAGTTATTAGAGCTGgcattccactccttgtactcCGTGTCATATGCCAAACATGGAGTGGGAAGGAGTGGAATGTCAGCACAAACACTGTTACCCAGGTTATTAGAGCtgacattccactccttgtactcCGTGTCATATGCCAAACATGGAGTGGGAAGGAGTGGAATGTCAGCACAAACACTGTTACCCAGGTTATTAGAGCTGAGCTGAGAGCATTCCTCTAGTTTTATACATCCAACTGAGGCTGATGTGAACTCTCTGTGGAAGAGAGCTGCCTGCTTCACGTAACCTTTTTGttagtgaaaacaggggtgtgGATGGACAACAAAACAGAATAATGATGTCAGGTTTGTGTAAGACGAGTCTAGCTTTTGAACATTTGTTGAGAATGTAAAAGGTTGCACTGTCATTGTTCTCTGTAGAAATGGTAACTATACACCATGACACTAGTGAGCCATAATGGACATTGGGGTATGATTACGGAGAGAGAACTGTGAAATATGCACAGTATGTTCCTCTGTAGTTCTGGAACCTTTGTCTGGGCCTTTTATTCTGTcaaggccagtgtgtgtgtgtgtgtgtgtgtctctgtaactcaCCGCTTTAGTGCACTGCACGTCTTTTCCCAGCAGCCAGTTGAGCTCCAGGTTGCCCTCACCCTGGTAGCAGGACTGCAGGCGCTCCTTGATACGGGCGTTGATGTCCTTGATGGTGAACACGCAGAGCGCCGAGTCATCTGGTGGCCGGTGGTACTGCTTCTGGCCCTTGGAGAACACGGTGAAGAGCACGTCGTCCGTGGCGCTGATGTTGAGCGAGGCGGCCAGCACACGGCCCGGCTTAGCTAGGTAGGCGGCCTGCAGGAGACGATACTCCACACCGTTCCTCACGCAGCCCACGGGTAAGGAGACGTACGAGTGGAACTTGTGGTCGTCCTTGCAGAGGCGGACGATGCGCGAGGTGTAGAAGAGGTCATTGGAGGATCCACCTGATGACATGCTGTTTTCCGGCGTCTCGGGCTGGACGGTCAGGAAGTAGACGAAGGAGCCGCTGGCGAAGCCATACACGTAGTAGATGTCGAAGTGGGACACCAGTGCAAGCGTGTCTGACGGGATCTTTATGAGAGACGAGACAAAGTCTGTGTGAAGCTCGTAGTCTAGCATGGCCGAGGACTCCGGGTCGCGGGGGAGCTGACGACTGGAGATGGTGGGGAAGTAGTCCTGTTTACCATCTACGGCCGTCCCGATGAAGAGAGTCCCATCCTGGCCCTTGGAGGAGGGCACGATGACGCCGTACATAGTGCCTGTCTGGTTGACGCTGGAGAGGTAGTGCTCTTTCTTATGGGACGGCTCCACTAGGATGAAGAGATCATCCAGACGCAGGAGCTTGCAGACTCCCTGGTAGAGACTACCGCAGGCCAGCAGACGATTCTGACTGTAGTCTATGAGAAGCAGTTTGTTGACgttgttagtggaggtcaggggttcAGAGCAGGGCTGGACAATGAGGGGCGGGTAGCATGCCTTGTTGTCGTCCTCAGGGCCTGTGTCGTGGGACACCATGAGGGTCAGGTTACCAGAGAGCTTGTAGACGCGGTTGACCGCTCCGATGTAGAGCGCCCCCGTTGTCT contains:
- the LOC135504148 gene encoding plexin-A2-like isoform X2, with protein sequence MEGWRSRRVTRRSSRTSPAGPRGGAVLAMLGLWLLAVAATVCQGQITFTSFHPERREWAFNHLTVHQTTGALYIGAVNRVYKLSGNLTLMVSHDTGPEDDNKACYPPLIVQPCSEPLTSTNNVNKLLLIDYSQNRLLACGSLYQGVCKLLRLDDLFILVEPSHKKEHYLSSVNQTGTMYGVIVPSSKGQDGTLFIGTAVDGKQDYFPTISSRQLPRDPESSAMLDYELHTDFVSSLIKIPSDTLALVSHFDIYYVYGFASGSFVYFLTVQPETPENSMSSGGSSNDLFYTSRIVRLCKDDHKFHSYVSLPVGCVRNGVEYRLLQAAYLAKPGRVLAASLNISATDDVLFTVFSKGQKQYHRPPDDSALCVFTIKDINARIKERLQSCYQGEGNLELNWLLGKDVQCTKAPVPIDDSFCGLDINQPLGGSQLVTGHTLYTETRDRMTSVTSYVYNGYCVAFVGTKSGRLKKIRVDGPPHGGVQYETVLVIKDGSSILRDMAFSLDHSYLYVMSEKQKEKLAWLPLGLRRD